In Candidatus Planktophila sp., one genomic interval encodes:
- a CDS encoding Rieske (2Fe-2S) protein produces the protein MSASLLSVFGQNAQAMVGPTIKCTKVGQKVIFRGYIYSCVKSKGKLTWKRGAKVVKPAAGELKTSTVITFVAKSDEIIEGEIKIVMVQPDLVASFPVSVVRINGAVIVLSAICTHKGCIVDADQGRLVCPCHNAAFNAINGNATRQPHAGHALKPLPKFIANEDAGSIYIKHTISS, from the coding sequence ATGTCAGCATCACTCCTGTCGGTATTTGGACAAAACGCACAAGCAATGGTCGGGCCAACAATCAAGTGTACGAAGGTTGGCCAAAAGGTTATTTTTCGTGGATACATTTATAGCTGCGTTAAATCAAAGGGTAAACTAACCTGGAAGCGTGGTGCTAAGGTTGTAAAGCCAGCGGCTGGCGAATTGAAAACTTCAACCGTGATTACATTTGTGGCTAAAAGCGATGAAATTATTGAGGGCGAGATTAAAATTGTAATGGTGCAGCCAGACCTGGTTGCCAGTTTTCCAGTCTCAGTTGTGCGAATTAATGGTGCGGTAATAGTGCTTAGCGCAATTTGCACCCATAAAGGTTGCATTGTTGATGCGGATCAGGGTCGGCTGGTTTGTCCGTGCCATAACGCAGCCTTTAATGCCATCAATGGCAATGCAACCCGTCAACCTCATGCGGGGCATGCATTGAAACCATTACCTAAATTTATTGCCAATGAAGATGCAGGATCTATCTATATTAAACACACCATTAGTTCATAG
- a CDS encoding TerC/Alx family metal homeostasis membrane protein — translation MQVSLTVWVVTVSLVALLISIDLFTASRKPHDVKFKEAILWTLFYVGISIGFGIWVFSSYGSKYGTEFFAAYLVEYSLSIDNLFIFVIILAQFAVPSIFQQRVLLIGVILALILRAIFIAIGAAAIAAFSFTFVIFGAILIWTGIGLFKHWDEDPNPNDNFLVRKLRSSIAMVDEFHGSKLFIKFDGKRFATPMFLVIIAIASTDLLFALDSIPATFGVTSETFLVFSANAFALLGLRALYFLLKGLLDKLVYLSLGLSIILMFIGVKLILTFAHEEFAQIPKIPTVLSLGVIASILAVATIASIIKSKSDPTAHAHAGRITAQDEKTGK, via the coding sequence ATGCAAGTTTCACTAACAGTATGGGTTGTCACAGTTTCTTTGGTGGCGCTATTAATCAGCATAGATTTGTTTACGGCCAGTAGAAAACCACATGATGTGAAGTTCAAAGAGGCGATTTTGTGGACGCTGTTTTATGTAGGTATTTCAATTGGATTTGGAATCTGGGTCTTTAGCTCATATGGCTCCAAATACGGAACCGAGTTCTTTGCCGCCTACTTAGTTGAATACTCACTCTCAATTGATAACCTATTTATATTCGTCATCATTTTGGCTCAGTTTGCCGTGCCAAGTATCTTCCAGCAGAGAGTCCTACTTATAGGTGTAATTCTCGCCTTAATTTTACGCGCGATTTTTATAGCAATTGGAGCTGCAGCGATAGCTGCATTCTCATTCACTTTCGTAATCTTCGGAGCCATTCTTATCTGGACCGGAATAGGTCTATTCAAGCACTGGGATGAGGATCCGAATCCAAATGATAATTTTTTGGTTCGCAAACTTCGATCATCTATTGCCATGGTCGATGAGTTCCACGGATCTAAGCTCTTTATTAAGTTTGATGGCAAACGATTTGCGACCCCTATGTTCTTAGTCATTATTGCTATCGCCTCAACTGACTTGCTCTTTGCCCTCGATTCGATTCCAGCGACTTTTGGTGTCACCTCAGAGACCTTTTTAGTCTTTTCCGCTAACGCATTCGCACTTCTTGGCCTTCGCGCCCTTTACTTTCTACTCAAAGGCTTGCTTGATAAGTTGGTATACCTATCCCTGGGGTTGTCAATAATTTTGATGTTCATTGGCGTCAAGTTAATCCTGACTTTCGCCCACGAGGAGTTCGCTCAAATTCCTAAGATTCCAACGGTTCTTAGCCTCGGTGTAATTGCGTCAATTCTGGCCGTTGCAACAATTGCGAGCATCATCAAGAGTAAATCCGATCCAACGGCACATGCTCATGCGGGTCGAATCACCGCTCAAGACGAGAAAACCGGCAAATAA
- a CDS encoding MMPL family transporter, whose product MMGLWVRVVIRHRLIIIAVWIALSAAGAFASANIDQHLTTSLEVPGSQSAQADEILTAHFNENIQGTFTALYKFKTSTPDEIEGYKSSIEKATAEIAGAEVVQQRAMSGILIASITTPYSLLNAAAQTEGLRAAIENAGLHGVLVTGPPAINHDVSPVLASDLHRGRFVAIAVALLLLLLMLGFSIAAIIPIIFAMASISLAMALVYLLAQQMLMVLYIPNIVELIGLGLAIDYSLLLLHRFRRELRKGSEGSVDNAILATMATAGRTVLISGTIVCIALATLLLVPVPFVRSLGAAGLIVPMTSMLAAITLAPALLSLLGRKAVSTAGFHGLIGRRDVLSGSWAKIAGFAVKKPKSVFFGSLLTLAIMASSIFWLAITPSSLTAIPTNLESSQALSLITNRAGPGVITPHELVIDLGAEGQANLPTVITARMKLARMLTKNSEIFIVATDNKAPFIDDTGRYLRIFVVGQHALGLPESDELVNTLRTIDLEAAGFSPQSTSYLGGAPAQGVDLIRAVLDSIPWIIVLALLLTYILLTRALRSLILPIKAIALDLISIAVAFAALVAVFRFGFASSILQTYRLDQIEVWALIFLSAVLFGLSMDYELFLVSRMREARERGATNNDAIVEGMVQTGGVVSAAAIIFVAAMSGFVMGHFAGLQQLGIGLGVGVLIDATIIRGLLLPSTMLLLGRWNWWLPVWAARLLKTKASPLEIREVRL is encoded by the coding sequence ATGATGGGGTTATGGGTTCGGGTCGTAATCCGCCACCGCTTAATCATCATCGCTGTGTGGATTGCACTATCGGCTGCTGGTGCATTTGCTAGCGCCAATATTGATCAGCACTTGACTACATCTCTTGAAGTTCCGGGTAGTCAATCAGCTCAAGCCGATGAGATTCTTACAGCTCATTTTAACGAGAACATCCAAGGCACATTTACAGCGTTGTATAAGTTCAAAACCTCCACCCCAGATGAGATAGAGGGGTACAAATCCTCCATCGAAAAAGCCACTGCGGAAATTGCCGGGGCAGAGGTGGTTCAACAGCGAGCAATGAGTGGGATTCTCATTGCGAGCATCACCACTCCATACTCGCTGCTAAATGCCGCCGCTCAAACTGAAGGCCTTCGCGCCGCCATAGAAAATGCGGGATTGCACGGTGTACTGGTAACTGGTCCCCCAGCGATCAACCATGATGTCTCACCAGTACTTGCAAGTGATTTACATCGTGGCCGATTTGTCGCTATCGCAGTGGCACTATTACTTCTCCTTCTCATGCTTGGGTTTTCGATAGCTGCGATTATTCCGATTATTTTTGCGATGGCATCGATCTCTCTGGCAATGGCCTTGGTATATCTGTTAGCACAGCAGATGCTCATGGTTTTGTATATTCCAAATATCGTAGAACTTATTGGTCTTGGACTTGCAATCGATTACTCACTACTTCTACTTCATAGATTTCGTCGCGAGTTACGCAAAGGTTCTGAAGGCTCTGTAGATAATGCAATTCTTGCCACAATGGCAACGGCAGGCCGTACGGTTTTAATTTCAGGAACAATCGTGTGCATCGCCTTGGCAACTTTGCTTCTAGTTCCTGTTCCCTTTGTTCGCTCACTTGGAGCTGCCGGTTTAATTGTTCCTATGACATCGATGCTGGCGGCCATCACCTTGGCACCTGCACTACTTTCTCTTCTCGGCAGAAAAGCGGTTTCAACTGCAGGTTTCCATGGTCTCATCGGTCGCAGGGATGTTTTATCCGGTTCATGGGCAAAGATTGCAGGTTTTGCAGTTAAAAAACCTAAGAGTGTCTTTTTCGGTTCGCTGCTAACACTAGCAATAATGGCATCCTCCATCTTTTGGCTCGCAATTACCCCTAGTTCGTTAACGGCGATTCCAACCAATCTTGAATCCTCACAAGCATTGTCGTTAATCACTAATCGCGCCGGTCCTGGTGTCATCACTCCTCATGAGCTTGTCATTGATCTTGGCGCCGAAGGGCAAGCAAATTTACCGACTGTAATTACGGCTCGCATGAAGTTAGCAAGAATGTTAACTAAAAACTCCGAAATCTTTATTGTTGCAACTGACAATAAAGCTCCTTTTATTGATGACACTGGACGGTACCTTAGAATTTTCGTAGTCGGCCAACACGCCCTCGGTCTGCCCGAGAGCGATGAATTAGTCAACACTCTTCGCACAATTGATTTAGAGGCAGCAGGATTTTCTCCTCAATCCACTTCCTATTTGGGTGGAGCACCCGCTCAAGGCGTTGATTTAATCAGGGCAGTTCTTGACTCAATACCTTGGATTATTGTGCTTGCACTACTTTTGACGTACATCTTATTAACTCGTGCTTTACGTTCTTTAATATTACCGATTAAAGCAATCGCTCTGGACTTGATTTCGATTGCCGTCGCTTTTGCTGCCTTAGTGGCGGTCTTTCGCTTTGGATTTGCATCGTCAATTCTGCAAACGTATAGGCTCGATCAGATTGAAGTTTGGGCACTTATCTTTTTGAGTGCAGTTCTCTTTGGTTTATCGATGGACTACGAACTCTTTCTTGTCTCCCGAATGCGCGAAGCACGAGAGCGAGGAGCAACAAATAACGATGCAATTGTGGAGGGCATGGTACAGACCGGAGGTGTGGTGAGCGCGGCGGCGATTATTTTTGTTGCTGCAATGAGTGGTTTTGTTATGGGTCATTTCGCAGGCTTGCAGCAACTCGGTATTGGTCTTGGTGTTGGAGTTCTCATTGATGCAACGATTATTCGAGGCCTTCTTCTACCCAGCACAATGCTCTTACTAGGACGCTGGAATTGGTGGCTTCCAGTTTGGGCGGCTCGATTACTAAAAACTAAAGCCTCCCCCCTCGAGATCCGAGAGGTGAGGCTTTAG
- a CDS encoding undecaprenyl-diphosphate phosphatase codes for MVSLFESIFLGMLQGLTEFLPISSSAHQRIAGEFFSNAQDPGARFTAITQIGTELAVLIFFRNDIKKIIVAWFRQNVFRVTLSADETPQARMGWLIIIGSLPIAILGYVGQDIITTELRSLWLIATVLIVFGIVLGLADHYGKNNRELKDLNFSHGILYGLAQSLALIPGVSRSGATIAMGRFLGYNREAALRYSFLLAIPAVFGSGLYELKGALGEDAGTQVYSLSQTFIATSVAFVVGYAVIAWLLKFVTTRSFLPFIIYRVVLGSTLLLLLSTGVINP; via the coding sequence ATGGTTTCACTGTTTGAATCGATTTTCTTAGGGATGTTGCAAGGCCTCACCGAATTCTTACCGATCTCATCAAGTGCTCACCAAAGAATTGCTGGAGAGTTTTTTTCAAATGCCCAGGATCCCGGCGCGCGATTTACTGCGATCACACAAATAGGAACTGAATTAGCTGTACTTATTTTCTTTAGGAATGATATCAAAAAGATCATTGTTGCTTGGTTTCGACAAAACGTCTTTCGCGTTACACTATCTGCAGACGAAACACCACAGGCTCGTATGGGCTGGTTAATAATTATCGGTTCGCTTCCAATAGCTATTCTTGGATACGTAGGTCAAGATATTATTACAACTGAACTTCGTTCACTCTGGTTGATAGCCACTGTCTTAATCGTTTTTGGCATCGTACTTGGGTTGGCAGATCATTACGGAAAAAATAATCGTGAGCTTAAGGATTTAAATTTTTCACACGGTATTTTGTATGGTTTGGCTCAATCACTTGCTCTGATTCCAGGGGTTTCACGATCAGGTGCAACAATTGCAATGGGACGGTTCTTGGGCTACAACCGCGAAGCAGCACTTCGATACTCTTTTTTATTAGCGATACCAGCGGTTTTTGGAAGTGGCTTATATGAACTTAAAGGTGCGCTGGGCGAGGACGCTGGAACTCAGGTCTACTCACTTTCTCAAACATTTATTGCAACCAGCGTTGCTTTCGTAGTTGGTTATGCAGTTATTGCCTGGTTACTGAAATTCGTTACAACAAGGAGTTTTTTGCCATTTATAATTTACCGTGTTGTTTTGGGGTCAACTCTTTTGTTGCTCCTATCAACTGGAGTGATTAACCCATAG
- a CDS encoding HU family DNA-binding protein — protein MNKKEIVAKLAADSKQSESAVLSMLEALEALAISMLQRKEKLVIPGFISIEAVARAARSGRNPQTGAVLQIPARTGVKVSAGTKLKKAVAQ, from the coding sequence ATGAATAAAAAAGAGATCGTTGCAAAGTTAGCTGCAGATTCAAAGCAGAGCGAGAGCGCAGTTTTATCAATGCTGGAGGCCCTTGAAGCCCTTGCTATCTCAATGCTCCAGCGCAAGGAGAAGCTGGTAATTCCAGGCTTTATCTCAATTGAGGCGGTAGCTCGCGCGGCACGCTCAGGCCGTAACCCACAGACAGGTGCAGTTCTACAGATCCCTGCCCGCACTGGCGTCAAGGTAAGTGCCGGCACGAAGCTTAAGAAGGCCGTTGCTCAATAA
- a CDS encoding Glu/Leu/Phe/Val dehydrogenase — MTTESAFETARTQLRTAVDQLGLSENDWQTLSTPRRILEVAVPLRRDNDKVEMYKGYRVQYSTTRGPSKGGVRFHPQIDLEETIALAMLMTWKCALTNLPFGGAKGGIAVDASTLSDRENERLTRRYTSEILPIIGPERDIPAPDVGTDERNMAWMMDTYSVNAGFSVPGVVTGKPIVLGGSLGRNSATGDGVAISTREALRMRGINPIGATVAIQGFGKVGYWAAIALENMGLKVVAVSDVNGAVIGFENATALWSHFLVHKNLDAPGTDRLSNEELLHLDVDVLIPAALSDSITGYTARGIKAKIVVEGANAPTSPEGDAILNDKGILVVPDILANSGGVIVSYFEWVQDKQNYAWDADEVKTNLNRILMKAFSEVEEMATGRKVTWREAAHMLGVARVAEAHHLRGLYP, encoded by the coding sequence ATGACAACGGAGTCAGCTTTCGAAACTGCGCGCACGCAATTACGCACTGCAGTTGATCAATTAGGCCTTTCAGAAAATGATTGGCAAACACTTTCAACCCCACGGCGAATTTTAGAAGTAGCCGTTCCCTTACGACGAGATAATGACAAAGTCGAAATGTATAAGGGATACCGAGTCCAATACTCAACCACAAGAGGACCTTCTAAGGGTGGAGTTCGTTTTCACCCACAGATCGATCTCGAAGAAACTATCGCCCTTGCCATGTTAATGACATGGAAATGCGCGCTCACTAACCTGCCATTCGGTGGTGCTAAAGGCGGAATAGCTGTCGATGCTTCTACTTTATCGGATCGCGAAAATGAGCGCTTAACTCGTCGATATACATCAGAGATTTTGCCAATCATAGGACCAGAGCGCGACATTCCAGCACCCGATGTTGGAACCGATGAACGTAACATGGCCTGGATGATGGATACCTACTCAGTTAATGCAGGCTTCTCGGTCCCAGGAGTTGTTACAGGTAAGCCAATCGTTTTAGGTGGTTCACTTGGTCGAAACTCAGCAACAGGCGATGGTGTTGCAATCTCAACGCGGGAAGCGCTGCGGATGAGAGGGATTAATCCAATTGGTGCAACTGTTGCGATTCAAGGCTTCGGAAAGGTCGGCTACTGGGCCGCCATAGCACTTGAAAATATGGGGCTAAAAGTTGTTGCGGTAAGTGATGTGAATGGCGCAGTTATTGGCTTTGAAAACGCGACTGCGCTATGGTCACATTTCTTAGTGCACAAAAATCTAGATGCACCGGGCACCGATCGCCTCAGCAACGAAGAACTCCTTCACTTAGATGTAGATGTTCTCATTCCCGCCGCGCTCTCAGATTCAATCACTGGGTATACCGCCCGTGGCATCAAGGCCAAGATTGTCGTGGAGGGTGCAAATGCTCCAACATCTCCTGAAGGTGATGCGATATTAAATGACAAGGGAATACTTGTAGTTCCCGATATTTTGGCGAACTCAGGGGGTGTGATTGTTTCCTACTTTGAGTGGGTACAAGATAAGCAGAACTATGCCTGGGATGCCGATGAGGTTAAGACAAATCTCAACCGTATTCTGATGAAAGCCTTTAGTGAGGTTGAAGAAATGGCTACTGGTCGAAAAGTGACTTGGCGCGAGGCTGCGCATATGTTAGGTGTAGCTCGAGTGGCCGAGGCGCACCATCTGCGAGGTCTCTATCCATAG
- a CDS encoding DNA alkylation repair protein, with protein MGEDFNQVITARRAITELRALGKPARVQALQSFYKTAPGEYGEGDVFLGLSVPQSRSIAKAFRAMELSEIEKLLASKFHEVRLCGLIILTNQFKASKEVKKKRELFNFYVKQLKLGRVNSWDLVDVSAPTIGEYLLEIENPRPTLIKLAKSRSLWERRSAILFTFPFIRAGYFAPTLEISELLLKDEHDLIHKASGWMIRELGKRNPSLLRSFLSEHVVEMPRTMLRYSIEKLPETERQKWLKKIK; from the coding sequence GTGGGTGAGGATTTCAATCAGGTGATTACGGCACGTAGAGCAATTACTGAATTGCGTGCATTGGGCAAGCCCGCGAGGGTTCAGGCTTTACAGAGTTTCTATAAAACAGCACCTGGTGAATATGGAGAGGGGGATGTTTTCTTAGGGTTATCCGTGCCTCAAAGTCGATCAATCGCGAAGGCTTTCCGTGCAATGGAGTTGTCTGAAATTGAGAAACTATTGGCCTCAAAATTCCATGAAGTCCGCCTCTGTGGATTAATAATTCTTACGAATCAATTCAAAGCAAGTAAAGAAGTGAAAAAGAAGAGAGAGCTTTTTAACTTCTACGTGAAACAGTTGAAATTGGGGCGGGTGAATAGTTGGGATTTGGTTGATGTCAGCGCTCCAACAATTGGCGAATATCTTCTGGAAATTGAAAATCCGCGACCCACGTTAATTAAACTGGCAAAAAGTAGATCTCTGTGGGAGCGTCGATCGGCAATACTATTTACTTTCCCCTTCATTCGAGCGGGTTATTTTGCTCCGACACTTGAAATCTCTGAACTACTACTGAAAGACGAGCATGATCTCATTCATAAAGCATCGGGGTGGATGATTCGCGAGCTAGGAAAAAGAAATCCCTCTTTGCTTCGAAGTTTTCTCAGCGAACATGTTGTAGAAATGCCTCGAACAATGTTGCGTTATAGCATCGAAAAACTTCCCGAAACTGAGCGTCAGAAATGGCTTAAAAAGATTAAGTAG
- a CDS encoding GNAT family N-acetyltransferase, with protein MSLKLRVELLEPNQWQRLREIRLNSLKDSPDAFGGTFKVEAQMTQGEWEAKFNSLDFLIVSMGQKDIAIMSVEVLTGDHGATCWIGGCWSDPQYRGQGALRAMFDFLDEQALIKDWTRQGLGVWTDNDGAIAAYKSIGFNEVGERQASQRQPGRFYIHMVRDSVAK; from the coding sequence ATGAGTTTGAAATTGAGAGTTGAACTGCTTGAACCAAATCAATGGCAGAGGTTACGTGAAATTCGCTTAAACTCTTTGAAGGATAGCCCAGATGCTTTTGGCGGCACTTTTAAGGTCGAAGCGCAGATGACACAGGGCGAATGGGAAGCCAAATTCAATAGCCTTGATTTTCTTATTGTCTCAATGGGTCAAAAAGATATCGCAATAATGTCGGTAGAGGTTTTAACCGGTGATCACGGCGCAACATGCTGGATTGGTGGGTGTTGGAGTGATCCTCAATATCGAGGACAAGGTGCACTGAGAGCAATGTTTGATTTCCTTGATGAGCAAGCTCTCATTAAAGACTGGACACGACAAGGTTTAGGTGTGTGGACTGATAATGACGGTGCGATTGCAGCATACAAATCGATTGGATTTAACGAAGTCGGAGAAAGGCAGGCTAGTCAACGTCAACCTGGCCGTTTTTACATTCATATGGTCAGGGATAGTGTTGCTAAGTGA
- a CDS encoding TldD/PmbA family protein: MNKTVDADFLALPLSKVTDAAISTAKDAGASHVDVRIERTRTGLLSLRDAKPETQSDETIAGLGVRVIVNGAWGFASSPEITVEVAKKLASTAVAMAKTSKPLSTEFVSLVTEPVYANQMWVSDYEIDPFTISDSEKKDRLAHLSNELLRSEIVNHTSAHSMYVKEQKHYADSYGTSTTQQRVRIQTQIEAISIGAHGFESMRTLAQPAGFGWEWMGNKHWNWDAEIAELPTLLAEKVVAPSVEAGRYDILVHPSNLWLTIHESIGHATELDRAIGYEANYAGTSFATPDKLNSLKYGSSLMNVTGDRNTAHGLSTVGFDDEGVAAQKWELIKDGVLVGYQLDRRIAARVDRDRSNGCAFADSPAHVPIQRMPNVSLAANPTGPTYDEMVSSMEDGIIIKGDKSWSIDMQRYNFQFTGQQFHRVKNGEIVGQLKDVAYQATTTDFWGSMKVVGGPSTYVLGGAFNCGKAQPGQVAAVSHGCPAAIFDKVNILNTVAEAGK, translated from the coding sequence GTGAATAAAACCGTAGATGCAGATTTCTTAGCCCTTCCACTTTCGAAGGTTACCGATGCAGCGATCAGCACGGCCAAAGACGCCGGCGCCTCACATGTTGATGTTCGAATCGAGCGTACTCGAACTGGCCTGCTTTCTTTACGCGATGCAAAACCTGAAACGCAGAGCGATGAGACTATTGCAGGCCTAGGTGTTCGGGTAATTGTTAATGGCGCGTGGGGTTTTGCATCATCACCTGAAATAACTGTCGAAGTTGCGAAAAAATTAGCTTCAACTGCGGTGGCAATGGCCAAAACATCGAAACCACTGTCGACTGAATTTGTTTCACTTGTAACCGAACCTGTCTATGCCAATCAAATGTGGGTATCTGATTATGAGATAGATCCATTTACAATTTCAGATTCTGAGAAAAAGGACCGGCTTGCACATTTGAGTAATGAGTTACTAAGAAGTGAGATTGTAAATCACACATCGGCTCATTCTATGTATGTCAAAGAACAGAAACACTATGCCGACTCTTACGGAACTAGTACGACTCAACAGAGAGTTCGCATCCAGACTCAGATTGAAGCAATTTCAATCGGTGCACACGGTTTTGAATCTATGCGTACATTGGCTCAACCTGCAGGCTTTGGTTGGGAGTGGATGGGAAATAAGCATTGGAACTGGGATGCAGAAATTGCGGAGCTTCCAACTTTATTGGCCGAAAAGGTTGTTGCGCCTTCAGTTGAAGCTGGTCGATATGACATCTTGGTTCATCCTTCTAATCTCTGGTTAACAATTCATGAATCGATTGGTCATGCAACTGAGTTAGATCGTGCAATTGGATATGAGGCCAACTATGCAGGCACATCTTTTGCTACGCCAGATAAGTTAAATTCTTTAAAGTACGGTTCATCTCTCATGAACGTTACTGGAGATCGCAACACTGCACATGGCTTGAGTACCGTTGGCTTTGATGATGAAGGCGTCGCAGCACAAAAGTGGGAGCTCATAAAAGACGGAGTATTGGTTGGTTACCAGCTCGATCGTCGCATAGCTGCCCGTGTTGATCGCGATCGCAGTAACGGTTGTGCCTTTGCTGACTCCCCCGCACATGTGCCTATTCAACGAATGCCCAATGTCTCATTAGCTGCTAACCCAACTGGACCAACTTACGATGAGATGGTTTCATCGATGGAGGATGGGATAATTATTAAAGGTGATAAGTCGTGGTCGATTGATATGCAGCGTTATAACTTCCAATTTACCGGTCAGCAGTTCCATCGAGTTAAAAATGGTGAAATCGTTGGCCAATTGAAAGACGTGGCTTATCAGGCGACAACAACAGATTTCTGGGGCTCAATGAAAGTCGTTGGTGGCCCATCGACCTACGTTCTTGGCGGTGCTTTCAACTGCGGAAAGGCCCAACCTGGACAAGTTGCTGCCGTGAGTCATGGCTGTCCGGCGGCGATTTTCGACAAAGTAAATATTCTTAACACCGTAGCGGAGGCTGGCAAATGA
- a CDS encoding metallopeptidase TldD-related protein, with product MISAQDLIEKITSAATCDDCIVVIKDKTQANLRWAGSTLTTNGVIQERNVTVIAFVATEGGMASGGVSRTDVGLGDVAPLLAEAVAAAKASGKAEDFAPLATNVAIGDWSTPHTPTGPEVFSTFAPALGDMFSRSVADAIELFGYAEHTHETTWIGSKGGLRLRKDTPIGRVEMTGKSHARSRSTWNGVETRDFKDVSVASIDAQIRQRLTWQGTRVDLPAGRYDTVLPSGSVADLFIYMMWVSAARDAHEGQSVFSKKGGGTRVGEKLSNVGFQFFSDPDYKALPAANFVATSVSSPFSSVFDNGQPIKRVDWFKDGVLQALIQTRATAELTKLDFTPIGENAIISVDSGAGGLEDLVKKVDNGLLLTTFWYIRMVDPNSLLLTGLTRDGVYHVKGGEVVGATNNFRWNDSPVSALNRILHAGATEWTQPREWAGDMGNMAVPPLVIKDFNMSTVSPGS from the coding sequence ATGATTTCTGCGCAAGATTTAATTGAAAAAATTACATCGGCTGCCACGTGTGATGACTGCATCGTTGTGATTAAGGATAAAACTCAAGCAAATTTACGGTGGGCGGGTAGCACTTTAACAACTAATGGAGTGATACAAGAGCGCAATGTCACCGTAATTGCATTTGTTGCAACCGAGGGAGGAATGGCCTCTGGTGGCGTATCGCGAACGGATGTTGGCCTTGGCGATGTTGCACCGTTACTAGCTGAAGCAGTTGCTGCGGCTAAAGCTTCTGGTAAGGCCGAAGACTTCGCGCCGTTAGCTACGAATGTAGCCATTGGTGATTGGAGTACACCCCATACTCCAACTGGCCCTGAAGTTTTTTCTACTTTTGCACCTGCACTTGGTGATATGTTTTCACGATCAGTTGCCGATGCAATTGAACTCTTTGGATATGCCGAGCACACTCATGAAACTACATGGATAGGTTCAAAGGGTGGACTGCGCTTGCGCAAAGACACGCCAATTGGCCGAGTAGAGATGACTGGAAAATCGCACGCACGTTCACGTTCAACCTGGAACGGTGTTGAAACCCGTGATTTTAAGGATGTTTCTGTGGCTTCAATCGATGCTCAAATTCGTCAACGTTTAACATGGCAGGGCACCAGAGTTGATCTACCTGCAGGTCGCTATGACACCGTGCTTCCTTCGGGATCGGTCGCTGATTTATTTATATACATGATGTGGGTATCGGCAGCCCGTGATGCACATGAAGGTCAATCGGTATTTTCCAAAAAAGGTGGCGGTACCCGTGTCGGGGAGAAACTGTCGAATGTTGGTTTCCAGTTCTTTAGCGATCCCGATTACAAAGCCCTGCCGGCGGCTAACTTCGTTGCGACATCGGTTAGCTCTCCATTTTCCTCAGTCTTTGATAATGGCCAACCGATAAAGCGCGTTGATTGGTTCAAAGATGGAGTGTTGCAGGCGTTAATTCAGACACGTGCAACAGCGGAGTTAACAAAATTAGATTTCACACCTATTGGCGAGAATGCAATTATCAGCGTCGATTCAGGCGCAGGCGGGTTAGAGGATTTAGTAAAGAAGGTTGACAACGGTCTGTTGCTAACCACTTTCTGGTACATCCGCATGGTTGATCCAAACTCTCTACTGCTCACTGGACTCACCCGAGATGGTGTTTATCATGTGAAAGGTGGCGAAGTAGTTGGTGCTACCAATAACTTCCGCTGGAATGACTCTCCAGTTTCTGCCCTCAACCGAATACTTCATGCAGGTGCAACTGAATGGACTCAGCCTCGCGAATGGGCTGGCGATATGGGAAATATGGCAGTTCCACCTTTAGTGATTAAAGATTTCAATATGTCTACTGTGAGCCCAGGAAGTTAA